In the genome of Pseudomonas fluorescens, the window CGCATTCAAATGTGGGAGCGAGCCTGCTCGCGAATGAATTTCAGCTACACCAAACTTTCTGAATCAAAACCACTCATCCTGCATGCCCAGGCAAACATCATCCCGAGCCTCAAGAATCGCCAGCTCATGGTGACAACCCGGCACTTCCCACGTCAGGAAATACCGCGCCGCCTGCAACTTGCCTTTATAGAAGGCCACATCCGCCGCATTCCCTTTGGCCAGGCCTTCCTCGGCACGGATCGCCTGCTCCAGCCAGCGCCAGCCGATCACCGTGTGACCAAACACCTTCAGGTATAGCGCCGAGTTCGCCAGGCTGCTGTTGACCTTGCCTTGGGCCAGATCAGTCAGCAGGCCGATGGTCACGGTTTGCAGGCGCGCCACCAGTTTCTCCAGCGGTTCGCGCAGCGGCGTCAACGAATCAAACGCCTGGGCGCGCTCGGCGGTGTCGGCGATCAGGCGGATCAGTTGCTTGAGCCCCGCACCGCCGTTCTGCGCCAGTTTGCGCCCCAGCAGGTCCAGCGACTGAATGCCGTGGGTGCCTTCGTGGATCGGGTTCAGGCGGTTGTCGCGGTAGTACTGCTCCACCGGGTACTCGCGGGTGTAGCCGTGGCCGCCGAGGATCTGGATCGCCAGTTCGTTGGCCTTCAGGCAGAACTCCGACGGCCAGGATTTGACGATCGGCGTCAGCAAGTCCAACAGCTCATGGGCCTGCTTGCGTTCGGCTTCGGTCTCGAGCGTCGTGGTGTCATCGAACAAGCGTGCCGCGTACAGGCCGAGGTCGAACGAGCCTTCGACGTAGGCCTTTTGCGTCAGCAGCATGCGTTTAACGTCGGCGTGCTGAATGATCGCCACCGGCGCGGTGTTCGGGTCCTTGCTGTCCGGCACGCGGCCCTGCGGACGTTCGCGGGCGTACTCCAGCGAATACAGATAACCCGCGTAACCAAGCATCACGGCACCCATGCCGACGCCGATCCGCGCCTCGTTCATCATCTGGAACATGTAACTCAAGCCTTGGTGCGGCTTGCCCACCAGATAGCCGACGCACTTACCGTTATCGCCGAAGTTCAGCGCCGTGGACGTGGTGCCACGCCAGCCCATCTTGTGGAACAGCCCGGCCAGCAACACGTCATTGCGCTGACCGAGGCTGCCATCGTCGTTGACCAGGAACTTGGGCACGATAAACAGCGAAATGCCCTTCACCCCGGCTGGCGCGTCCGGCAGTTTGGCCAGCACCATGTGCACGATGTTTTCCGACAACGGATGATCGCCGCCGGAGATGAAGATCTTGTTGCCCTTGAGGCGATAAGTGCCGTCGGACGCAGGTTCCGCGCGGGTACGAATATCCGACAGCGACGAGCCCGCGTGGGGTTCGGTCAGGGCCATGGTGCCGAAGAAACGGCCGTCGATCATCGGCTGCAGGAAGCGGCGTTTCTGCTCATCGGTGCCGAAGCTTTCGATCAGGTTCGCCGCGCCCATGGTCAGGAACGGATACGACGTCGAAGCCGCGTTGGCCGATTGAAAGTGCGCGAAGCAGGCCTGGGACAGCAGCGTAGGAAGCTGCATGCCGCCAGCGTCGAAACTGCGCGCGGCGTTGAGGAAGCCGGCTTCGAGGAAGGCGTCCACCGCCGGTTTCACTTCCGGAATCAGAATCGCCTGACCGTTCTCATAGCGCGGCTCGTTCTCGTCGCCCTTGCGGTTGTGCGGGGCGAAGAACTTCTCGGCGATGCTGCGGGCGGTGCCAATGGCCGCATCGAAGGTTTCGCGGTTGTGCTCGGCGAAACGCTCACGCTGGGTCAGGCCCTCGGCATCAAGGACTTCATACAGCTCGAAAGCCAGATTGCGGGAACTGAGCAACGTCTCGGACATGGCGGCCTACCTTTTGTTGGGATGGGCCGAGTCTAGTCTGGTGAATTTATGCTGAATAGCATGATTGATGAGCGTGATGGTGGGGCAGAGCAGCGACTTAGCAGGCACCACAAAACAAATGTGGGAGCGGGCTTGCTCGCGAAAGCGGTGAGTCAGACAACATTGAAGTCGACTGACACTCCGTCTTCGCGAGCAGGCTCGCTCCCACAGGGGGATTGCATACCGGGCAACCATTGCGGCAGCCCGGTTTATCGGGTTTAGCCGATCGTCATCAAACTGGCATTACCACCCGCCGCAGCGGTGTTAACGCTCAACGCCCGCTCGATCACCAGGCGCTCCAGCGCAATGTTGGATTCGCCTTGCGACAGGCCCTGCACGCCAACGATGGCGCCGGCACGCTTGGCAACCTGCTGGCACACCGCACGCAACTGGTCGGAATGGCCGTGATGCACAACCGCATCAAACACCACTTCGTCCTTGTTCCAGTCGGAAACCAGCTTGATGCGTGCCTGAATGTCCTTCGGCAGGCGTGCGAACAAGGCCTTGGTCATGTCAGCTTCCGGCCACACCGCCGAACCACCGACTGCCAATACCGCTGCCAGTTGAGTCAGCAGATCGCCTTCGACTTCCGCCAGGCACAGCACGTGTTCCCGTGGCAGGATCGCGTAGCTGTTGCGCTCGCCGGTCGGGCCGGCCAGGAGGCGGGTGATACCGCTTTGCGATTGCGCGGCGAACTGCACGCACAAGGTGCTCAGGTCGGCGAACTTGTGGCTGTCGGCCCAGGCTTTCAGGGCGGTCAGCGGCTTGCTCATGGCGTCGCGCAGACGAACGTCCGGTGCTGCGGCAGCATCACCGCGAGCGAAGGATTGTTCGATCGCATCCGCAGGGCGGGTCGACAACAGGCGGTACAGGTACAGCGGGCCACCGGCTTTCGGGCCGGTACCCGACAGGCCTTCGCCGCCGAACGGTTGAACGCCGACCACGGCACCGACGATGTTGCGGTTGACGTAGACGTTACCGGCGTTGACGTTGTCGATCACCTTGGCAATGGTCTCGTCGATGCGGGTGTGCACGCCCAGGGTCAGGCCGTAGCCGGAAGCGTTGATCTGTCCGATCAGTTGATCGATGTCCTTGCGCTTGTAGCGGACCACGTGCAGCACCGGGCCGAAGATCTCCCGCTGCAACTCGTCGAAGCTTTCCAGTTCGATCAGCGTCGGCATCACGAAGGTGCCGCGTTTGACTTCTTCGGCGTCGGCGATGGCCACCTGGTACACGCTGCGACCTTTGTCGCGCATGGCCTGGATGTGCTTCTCGATACCAGCCTTGGCTTCGGCGTCGATCACCGGGCCGATGTCCACGGACAGTCGCTCAGGGTTGCCGAGACGGCTTTCAGCCATCGCGCCCTTGAGCATTTCGATGACGCGGTCGGCGGAATCTTCCTGCAAGCACAGTACACGCAGGGCCGAGCAACGCTGGCCGGCGCTGTCGAATGCCGAGGAAACCACGTCGATGACAACCTGTTCGGTCAGTGCCGACGAGTCGACGATCATTGCGTTCTGGCCACCGGTTTCGGCGATCAGCGGGATCGGACGGCCCTGGCTGTCCAGACGGCCGGCGATGTTGCGTTGCAGCAAGCGCGCGACTTCGGTTGAGCCGGTGAACATCACGCCTTTGACGCGATCATCACCCACCAGGCCGGCACCGACGGTTTCGCCACGACCCGGCAGCAATTGCAGCACGCCTTCCGGGATGCCGGCTTCGAGCAGCAGGCGCACGGCTTGAGCTGCAACCAGTGGAGTCTGTTCCGCAGGCTTGGCCAATACCGGGTTACCGGCGGCGAGGGCAGCAGCCACTTGACCACTGAAAATCGCCAGCGGGAAGTTCCACGGGCTGATGCACACCACTGGGCCTAGCGGACGGTGAGCGTCATTGGTGAAATCGTTGCGAGCCTGCACCGCGTAATAACGCAGGAAGTCCACGGCTTCACGCACTTCGGCGATAGCGTTGGCGAAGGTCTTGCCGGCTTCACGAGCCAGAAGGCCCATCAGCGGCTGGATCTCGGCTTCCATCAGATCGGCAGCACGTTCCAGGATCGCGGCGCGCTCGGCGGGCGGGGTGGCCTGCCAGATCGGTGCAGCGTTGAGGGCGCACTGGATCGCGTTGTCGACGTCTTCGACGGTCGCTTCCTGCACATGGCCGACCACATCACGCAGATCGGATGGGTTCAAGACCGGTGCGGGCGCTTCGTTGCTGGAAACGCAGCCGAGCATCGGCGCGGCTTTCCAGTGGTTGTGTGCAGTAGCGAGAAGCGCGCAGGACAGCGAAGCCAAACGATGTTCGTTGGCCATGTCGATGCCGCTGGAGTTGGCGCGCTCGGAGCCATACAGGTCACGCGGCAGTGGAATGCGCGGGTGCGGCAGGCCGAAACCACCTTCCACGGTCGCCATCTGTTCGATGCTCGCCACCGGGTCGGCGACCAGTTCCTGGATCGAAATCGACTGGTCGGCAATGCGGTTGACGAACGAGGTGTTCGCGCCGTTTTCCAGCAGGCGACGCACCAGGTACGCCAGCAGGGTTTCGTGGGTACCGACCGGAGCGTACACGCGGCACGGACGGTTCAGCTTGCCTTCGGAAACTTTGCCTACGACTTGTTCGTACAATGGTTCGCCCATGCCGTGCAGGCACTGGAACTCGTACTGACCCGGGTAATAGTTCTGACCGGCGATGTGATAAATGGCCGACAGTGTATGGGCGTTGTGCGTGGCGAACTGCGGGTAGATGACTTCCGGCACCGACAGCAGCTTGCGGGCGCAAGCGATGTAGGACACGTCGGTGTACACCTTGCGGGTGTAGACCGGGTAGCCTTCCAGGCCTTCGACCTGGGCGCGCTTGATTTCGCTGTCCCAGTACGCGCCTTTCACCAGGCGGATCATCAGGCGATGACGGCTGCGGCGAGCCAGGTCGATCACGTAGTCGATCACGTACGGGCAACGCTTCTGGTAAGCCTGGATCACGAAACCGATGCCATTCCAGCCAGTCAGTTGCGGCTCGAAGCACAGGCGCTCGAGCAGATCCAGCGACAACTCCATGCGGTCGGCTTCTTCGGCGTCGATGTTCAGGCCGATGTCGTATTGCTTGGCCAGCAGGGTCAGCGACAGCAGGCGCGGGTACAGCTCGTCCATCACGCGCTCGTATTGGGCGCGGCTGTAACGCGGGTGCAGGGCGGACAGCTTGATCGAGATGCCCGGGCCTTCATAGATCCCGCGACCGTGGGAGGCTTTGCCGATCGAGTGGATGGCTTGTTCGTACGAGGCCAGGTACTTCTGCGCGTCGTGCTCGGTGAGTGCGGCTTCACCCAGCATGTCGTAGGAATAGCGGAAACCCTTGGTTTCGAACTTGCTGGCGTTGGCCAGGGCTTCGGCGATGGTTTCGCCGGTCACGAACTGCTCGCCCATCAGGCGCATGGCCATGTCGACGCCCTTGCGGATCATCGGCTCGCCGCTCTTGCCGATGATGCGGCTCAAGGACGAAGTCAAACCCGCTTCGTTGTGCGTGGACACCAGTTTGCCGGTCAGCAGCAAGCCCCAGGTGGCAGCGTTGACGAACAGCGAAGGGCTGTTGCCCAGGTGCGGGTGCCAGTTGCCGGTGCTGATCTTGTCGCGGATCAGTGCGTCGCGGGTGCCTTTGTCCGGGATGCGCAGCAGCGCCTCGGCCAGGCACATCAGCGCCACGCCTTCCTGGGAGGACAGGGAGAATTCCTGCAGCAGGCCCTGAACGATGCCGGCACGGCCGCCAGCGCTCTTCTGGTTGCGCAGTTTTTCAGCAATCGAAGCGGCGAGTTTGTTGGTGGCTTCGGCCATCGGTGCTGGCAGGCGTGCCTGCTCGATCAGCATCGGCACGACTTCCGGCTCAGGGCGACGGTAAGCGGCGGTGATCGATGCGCGCAGTACCGATTGCGGCAGGATGCTTTCGGCGAATTCCAGGAAGCACTGGTGGGCGTGATCCAGAGGCGCGTCGACGCTGTCGTCGGAATCCTTGGTCAAACCGCTCAGCTCGGTCAGGGTTGCACCACCCTCGAGTTTTTCCAGGTAATTGAAGATTGCCTGCTTGATCAGCCAGTGCGGCGTGCGATCAATCGAGGTCGCGGCGGCCTTGAGGCGTTCGCGGGTCGGGTCGTCAAGTTTGACCCCAAGGGTGGTGGTAGCCATGTTTTTATCCTCATGTTTGCCACGACTGCGTGGCATCAGCTGGCGGCAAGATTAGCCGTGCGACTGTTGAGGTGCAACCGGGTGCAACCCTTTTTTTGTCGGAATATTACGCAGCTCGTCAGGAAATAAATTCTGGTACGGCTGCGCTGCATTTGCTTGGTGCTTTTCTGGTGAGTTAACACTCGTTTTTGCTCCGAAAAGGAGCAAAAAACGATTTTTAACGTTTATTTCCGACTAGGTGCAACTTATTCCCAAGAAACTGGTTGCACCTTATTTGCTTTGTTGAATAGCATTCGCGCCCAAGGTGCAACCAGGACAAAATCCGGGTGCTCCGGCTGATG includes:
- a CDS encoding acyl-CoA dehydrogenase; translated protein: MSETLLSSRNLAFELYEVLDAEGLTQRERFAEHNRETFDAAIGTARSIAEKFFAPHNRKGDENEPRYENGQAILIPEVKPAVDAFLEAGFLNAARSFDAGGMQLPTLLSQACFAHFQSANAASTSYPFLTMGAANLIESFGTDEQKRRFLQPMIDGRFFGTMALTEPHAGSSLSDIRTRAEPASDGTYRLKGNKIFISGGDHPLSENIVHMVLAKLPDAPAGVKGISLFIVPKFLVNDDGSLGQRNDVLLAGLFHKMGWRGTTSTALNFGDNGKCVGYLVGKPHQGLSYMFQMMNEARIGVGMGAVMLGYAGYLYSLEYARERPQGRVPDSKDPNTAPVAIIQHADVKRMLLTQKAYVEGSFDLGLYAARLFDDTTTLETEAERKQAHELLDLLTPIVKSWPSEFCLKANELAIQILGGHGYTREYPVEQYYRDNRLNPIHEGTHGIQSLDLLGRKLAQNGGAGLKQLIRLIADTAERAQAFDSLTPLREPLEKLVARLQTVTIGLLTDLAQGKVNSSLANSALYLKVFGHTVIGWRWLEQAIRAEEGLAKGNAADVAFYKGKLQAARYFLTWEVPGCHHELAILEARDDVCLGMQDEWF
- the putA gene encoding trifunctional transcriptional regulator/proline dehydrogenase/L-glutamate gamma-semialdehyde dehydrogenase — its product is MATTTLGVKLDDPTRERLKAAATSIDRTPHWLIKQAIFNYLEKLEGGATLTELSGLTKDSDDSVDAPLDHAHQCFLEFAESILPQSVLRASITAAYRRPEPEVVPMLIEQARLPAPMAEATNKLAASIAEKLRNQKSAGGRAGIVQGLLQEFSLSSQEGVALMCLAEALLRIPDKGTRDALIRDKISTGNWHPHLGNSPSLFVNAATWGLLLTGKLVSTHNEAGLTSSLSRIIGKSGEPMIRKGVDMAMRLMGEQFVTGETIAEALANASKFETKGFRYSYDMLGEAALTEHDAQKYLASYEQAIHSIGKASHGRGIYEGPGISIKLSALHPRYSRAQYERVMDELYPRLLSLTLLAKQYDIGLNIDAEEADRMELSLDLLERLCFEPQLTGWNGIGFVIQAYQKRCPYVIDYVIDLARRSRHRLMIRLVKGAYWDSEIKRAQVEGLEGYPVYTRKVYTDVSYIACARKLLSVPEVIYPQFATHNAHTLSAIYHIAGQNYYPGQYEFQCLHGMGEPLYEQVVGKVSEGKLNRPCRVYAPVGTHETLLAYLVRRLLENGANTSFVNRIADQSISIQELVADPVASIEQMATVEGGFGLPHPRIPLPRDLYGSERANSSGIDMANEHRLASLSCALLATAHNHWKAAPMLGCVSSNEAPAPVLNPSDLRDVVGHVQEATVEDVDNAIQCALNAAPIWQATPPAERAAILERAADLMEAEIQPLMGLLAREAGKTFANAIAEVREAVDFLRYYAVQARNDFTNDAHRPLGPVVCISPWNFPLAIFSGQVAAALAAGNPVLAKPAEQTPLVAAQAVRLLLEAGIPEGVLQLLPGRGETVGAGLVGDDRVKGVMFTGSTEVARLLQRNIAGRLDSQGRPIPLIAETGGQNAMIVDSSALTEQVVIDVVSSAFDSAGQRCSALRVLCLQEDSADRVIEMLKGAMAESRLGNPERLSVDIGPVIDAEAKAGIEKHIQAMRDKGRSVYQVAIADAEEVKRGTFVMPTLIELESFDELQREIFGPVLHVVRYKRKDIDQLIGQINASGYGLTLGVHTRIDETIAKVIDNVNAGNVYVNRNIVGAVVGVQPFGGEGLSGTGPKAGGPLYLYRLLSTRPADAIEQSFARGDAAAAPDVRLRDAMSKPLTALKAWADSHKFADLSTLCVQFAAQSQSGITRLLAGPTGERNSYAILPREHVLCLAEVEGDLLTQLAAVLAVGGSAVWPEADMTKALFARLPKDIQARIKLVSDWNKDEVVFDAVVHHGHSDQLRAVCQQVAKRAGAIVGVQGLSQGESNIALERLVIERALSVNTAAAGGNASLMTIG